A single window of Neisseria chenwenguii DNA harbors:
- the fabD gene encoding ACP S-malonyltransferase, translating into MSFAFFFPGQGSQSLGMMNGFDGQAVVKATFDEASAVLGQDLWAMINGEDAEIIGQTVNTQPIMLAAGVATYRAYLETGGKAPAVVAGHSLGEYTALAAAGALDFADAVKLVRLRAELMQSAVPQGVGAMAAILGLEDEQVKTICADTAQGEVVEAVNFNSPGQVVIAGNAAAVERAMEAAKTAGAKRALPLPVSVPSHCSLMKPAADKLAEALQNVEIKTPQIRVVHNADVAAHSDAAQIKDALVRQLYSPVRWTETVNALVSDGITESAECGPGKVLAGLAKRINKEAVCTALTNSEQLAAFIEAHP; encoded by the coding sequence ATGTCTTTTGCATTTTTCTTTCCCGGTCAGGGCTCGCAGAGCCTCGGCATGATGAACGGCTTCGACGGACAAGCCGTCGTAAAAGCCACGTTTGACGAAGCTTCCGCCGTACTCGGCCAAGACCTGTGGGCGATGATCAACGGCGAAGACGCCGAAATCATCGGCCAAACCGTCAACACCCAGCCGATTATGCTAGCCGCCGGCGTCGCCACCTACCGCGCCTACCTCGAAACAGGCGGCAAAGCACCCGCCGTTGTCGCAGGGCACAGCCTCGGCGAATACACCGCCCTCGCTGCCGCCGGTGCATTGGATTTCGCCGATGCTGTCAAACTTGTGCGCCTGCGCGCCGAACTGATGCAGTCCGCCGTTCCGCAAGGCGTCGGCGCAATGGCCGCCATCTTGGGATTGGAAGACGAACAGGTGAAAACCATCTGCGCCGACACCGCGCAAGGCGAAGTGGTGGAAGCGGTTAACTTCAACTCGCCCGGCCAAGTCGTTATCGCAGGTAACGCCGCCGCCGTAGAACGCGCGATGGAAGCGGCCAAAACCGCCGGAGCCAAACGCGCCCTGCCGCTGCCCGTTTCCGTGCCTTCGCATTGCAGCCTGATGAAACCTGCTGCTGACAAACTGGCCGAAGCGCTGCAAAACGTCGAAATCAAAACCCCGCAAATCCGCGTTGTCCACAATGCCGACGTCGCCGCCCACTCTGACGCCGCGCAAATCAAAGACGCGCTGGTGCGCCAGCTTTACAGCCCCGTGCGCTGGACGGAAACCGTCAACGCCCTCGTTTCGGACGGCATTACCGAATCCGCCGAATGCGGTCCCGGCAAAGTGCTGGCAGGCTTGGCAAAACGGATAAACAAAGAAGCAGTCTGCACCGCGCTCACCAATTCCGAGCAGCTCGCCGCATTTATCGAAGCGCATCCATAA
- a CDS encoding CgeB family protein: MKKTVILACPYLYGLDRCIETNLRFHGFEVINLCYNNRDSYYPSPFSRLKNLYHKYITHDGNYKKALRFSRYQADINRKLMALGGRKAEYALCIRANIYPKEIIAQIRAHSETCINYQWDGIDRFPDIFDYLPYFDRFFVFDRQDAEKYPQYGFQTATNFHFDYPLPETANTSGGIYFLGGDDPSRAAEILSFIAAARRLDLPLDFHIYSKNGRACQVFGDEGMTYLDRSSILSFEQNLQKVQTASAVTDFVSADHQGLSFRIFDAMCYRKKLITSNPQVVAYDFYHPDNILIWDNEAESKLADFLTRSYHELPSEIYAKYGFRNWLHYLLDIPPYQPLDSA, from the coding sequence ATGAAAAAAACCGTCATCCTCGCCTGCCCGTATCTTTACGGTCTCGACCGCTGCATCGAAACCAACCTGCGTTTCCACGGCTTCGAGGTCATTAATCTTTGCTACAACAACCGCGATTCCTACTATCCCAGCCCTTTCAGCCGTCTGAAAAACCTGTATCACAAATACATTACTCATGACGGCAATTACAAAAAAGCCTTGCGCTTCAGCCGCTATCAAGCCGACATCAACCGCAAACTGATGGCATTGGGCGGCCGAAAAGCCGAGTATGCCCTCTGTATCCGCGCCAACATTTACCCCAAAGAAATCATTGCCCAAATCCGCGCGCACAGCGAAACATGCATCAACTACCAATGGGACGGTATCGACCGTTTTCCCGATATTTTCGACTACCTGCCCTATTTCGACCGCTTTTTCGTCTTCGACCGCCAAGATGCAGAAAAATACCCGCAATACGGTTTTCAGACGGCCACCAATTTCCATTTCGACTACCCGCTGCCGGAAACCGCAAACACATCGGGCGGTATCTACTTTCTCGGCGGCGACGACCCCAGCCGCGCCGCCGAAATTCTCAGCTTTATTGCAGCCGCACGCCGTCTGGATCTACCGCTGGATTTCCACATTTACAGCAAAAACGGCCGCGCCTGCCAAGTCTTCGGCGATGAAGGCATGACTTATCTTGACCGCAGCAGCATTTTAAGCTTCGAGCAAAACCTGCAAAAAGTTCAGACGGCCTCTGCCGTAACCGACTTTGTCAGCGCCGACCATCAAGGCTTGTCGTTCCGCATTTTCGATGCCATGTGTTACCGTAAAAAACTGATTACCTCCAACCCGCAGGTCGTGGCTTACGATTTTTACCATCCCGACAATATTCTGATTTGGGATAATGAAGCGGAAAGCAAACTGGCTGATTTCCTTACCCGCTCCTATCACGAGTTGCCGTCTGAAATTTACGCCAAATACGGTTTTCGCAACTGGCTGCATTACCTGTTGGATATTCCGCCTTATCAGCCGTTGGATTCCGCCTAG
- the fabG gene encoding 3-oxoacyl-ACP reductase FabG translates to MSTQDLSGKIALVTGASRGIGAAIADTLAAAGATVVGTATSESGAAAISERLTQWGGQGRALNAGEEGSIEALIADIEKTFGKLDILVNNAGITRDNLLMRMKEEEWDDIMQINLKSVFRASKAVLRGMMKQRAGRIINITSVVGVMGNAGQTNYAAAKAGLIGFSKSLAREAGSRGITVNCVAPGFIDTDMTRVLPEETRKMFEAQTSLGKFGDAQDIADAVLFLASDQAKYITGQTLHVNGGMLMP, encoded by the coding sequence ATGAGCACGCAAGACCTGAGCGGCAAAATTGCCCTAGTAACCGGCGCATCACGCGGTATCGGCGCAGCGATTGCCGACACACTGGCTGCGGCCGGCGCAACGGTTGTCGGCACGGCAACCTCTGAAAGCGGCGCGGCGGCCATCAGCGAGCGTTTGACGCAATGGGGCGGTCAGGGGCGCGCGCTGAATGCGGGAGAAGAAGGCAGCATCGAAGCGCTGATTGCCGACATTGAAAAAACATTCGGCAAACTGGATATTTTGGTCAACAACGCCGGCATTACCCGCGACAACCTGTTGATGCGCATGAAAGAAGAAGAATGGGACGACATCATGCAGATCAACCTGAAATCAGTGTTCCGCGCGTCTAAAGCAGTGTTGCGCGGCATGATGAAACAGCGCGCCGGCCGCATCATCAACATCACATCGGTTGTCGGCGTAATGGGCAATGCCGGCCAAACCAACTACGCCGCCGCCAAAGCGGGCTTAATCGGTTTTTCCAAATCGCTGGCACGCGAAGCCGGCAGCCGCGGCATCACGGTCAACTGCGTGGCGCCGGGCTTCATCGACACCGACATGACCCGTGTCCTGCCTGAAGAAACGCGCAAAATGTTTGAAGCGCAAACTTCGCTGGGCAAATTCGGCGACGCGCAAGACATCGCCGATGCGGTTTTGTTTTTGGCAAGCGACCAGGCGAAATACATTACCGGCCAAACGCTGCACGTCAACGGCGGGATGCTGATGCCGTAA
- a CDS encoding monovalent cation:proton antiporter family protein yields the protein MPHISLAPVVIVLLVSVITVIFCRKFNVPSMLGYLLVGFIAGPGMLSLIPKSEATDYLGEIGIVFLMFSIGLEFSLPKLKAMRRLVFGLGGLQVGVTMLAVMGVLMIAGTPFNWAFAVGGALAMSSTAIVSRLLSEKSELDQPHGQMAMGVLLMQDIAVVPLMILIPALSGGSEGSLWVELGLAALKMAAMLGILFVVGNKIMSPWFRLVAKRKSSELFMINVLLVTLGVAYLTESAGLSLALGAFVAGMLLSETEYRFQVEDDIRPFRDILLGFFFITVGMKLDIQALGSNWQMVLVLFAVLILLKALVIFLIARRMQHPNADSLKAALYLAQGGEFGFVMLAVSSKINMVSPALEQAATAAILLSMIAAPFLLGSSDKIVSLLFKSNDWDLKAVDLHAMLVETMSKSEHVLIIGFGRGGQTIGRILAQENIPYFALDLDAERVHIAHSAGEPVAFGDAKRREVLEAAGLARAKMVVLTINNMHETQHILDNIMAMHPGMQVYARAIDDDYVKHFTDMGAEEAVSDTKETSLALAAYAMLANGVPYNRVYQTLMNIRRSRYASLEDLFVGSDDETTFSEESHNISRHAFTLVGEAHAIGKSIHELPTDRKHLKLLFIRRNTGRIENPDPDFRFQSGDILVVAGRKEEIISFENWSLQGKA from the coding sequence ATGCCACACATCTCGCTCGCCCCCGTCGTTATCGTTCTGCTCGTTTCGGTCATCACCGTGATTTTCTGCCGCAAATTCAATGTTCCGTCCATGCTGGGCTACCTGCTGGTCGGCTTTATTGCGGGCCCGGGTATGCTGAGCCTGATTCCGAAAAGCGAGGCTACGGATTATTTGGGCGAAATCGGCATCGTGTTTCTGATGTTCAGCATCGGTCTCGAATTTTCGCTGCCCAAGCTCAAAGCCATGCGCCGTTTGGTGTTCGGATTGGGCGGTTTGCAGGTCGGCGTGACCATGCTGGCGGTGATGGGCGTTTTGATGATTGCGGGCACGCCGTTTAACTGGGCGTTTGCCGTCGGCGGCGCGCTGGCGATGTCGTCCACCGCCATCGTCAGCCGCCTGCTTTCGGAAAAGTCCGAACTTGACCAGCCGCACGGCCAGATGGCAATGGGCGTGCTGCTGATGCAGGACATCGCCGTCGTGCCGCTGATGATTTTAATCCCCGCGCTCTCTGGCGGCAGCGAAGGCAGCCTTTGGGTAGAGTTGGGTTTAGCCGCGCTGAAAATGGCGGCGATGCTGGGCATTTTGTTTGTTGTCGGCAATAAAATCATGTCGCCGTGGTTCAGACTGGTCGCCAAACGCAAATCGTCCGAACTTTTTATGATTAATGTGCTGCTGGTGACGCTGGGCGTGGCTTATCTGACCGAATCGGCCGGTCTGTCGCTGGCGTTGGGCGCGTTTGTGGCTGGAATGCTGTTGTCCGAAACCGAATACCGCTTTCAGGTGGAAGACGACATCCGTCCGTTCCGCGACATTCTGCTCGGTTTTTTCTTTATCACTGTCGGCATGAAGCTCGACATTCAGGCGCTCGGCAGCAACTGGCAGATGGTGCTGGTTTTGTTTGCCGTGTTGATTCTTCTGAAAGCGCTGGTCATTTTCCTGATTGCCCGCCGTATGCAGCACCCAAACGCCGACAGTCTGAAAGCCGCGCTGTATCTGGCGCAAGGCGGCGAATTCGGTTTCGTGATGCTGGCGGTTTCCAGCAAAATCAACATGGTTTCGCCCGCGCTGGAACAAGCCGCTACCGCGGCCATTCTGCTTTCCATGATTGCCGCGCCGTTCCTCTTGGGAAGCAGCGACAAAATCGTTTCGCTGCTGTTTAAATCCAACGATTGGGACTTAAAAGCCGTCGATTTGCACGCCATGCTGGTCGAAACCATGAGCAAATCCGAACACGTCCTCATCATCGGTTTCGGACGCGGCGGACAAACCATCGGCCGTATCCTCGCGCAGGAAAACATTCCCTACTTCGCCCTCGACCTCGACGCCGAGCGCGTCCATATCGCCCACAGCGCGGGTGAGCCGGTGGCGTTCGGTGACGCCAAACGCCGCGAAGTGCTCGAAGCCGCAGGCCTGGCACGCGCCAAAATGGTTGTTTTAACCATCAACAATATGCACGAAACCCAACACATTCTCGACAACATCATGGCGATGCACCCGGGTATGCAGGTTTACGCCCGCGCCATCGACGACGATTACGTCAAACACTTCACCGACATGGGCGCCGAAGAAGCCGTTTCCGACACCAAAGAAACCAGCCTCGCCCTCGCCGCCTACGCCATGCTCGCCAACGGCGTGCCGTACAACCGCGTTTACCAAACCCTGATGAACATCCGCCGCAGCCGTTACGCCTCGCTGGAGGATCTGTTTGTCGGCAGCGATGACGAAACCACGTTTTCCGAAGAAAGCCACAACATCAGCCGCCACGCGTTTACCCTCGTCGGCGAAGCCCACGCCATCGGCAAAAGCATCCACGAGCTGCCGACAGACCGCAAACACCTCAAACTGCTGTTTATCCGCCGCAATACCGGCCGCATCGAAAACCCCGATCCCGACTTCCGTTTCCAATCCGGCGACATTTTGGTGGTTGCCGGCCGAAAAGAAGAAATTATTTCTTTTGAAAACTGGAGTTTGCAGGGAAAAGCCTGA